The Pan paniscus chromosome 17, NHGRI_mPanPan1-v2.0_pri, whole genome shotgun sequence genomic interval ttttttgtagatgtgggGTCTCCCTATCTTGCCCAGTTCATCTCAGACTGctgggctcaatggatcctcctgcctcagcctcccaaagtactgggattacaggcatgagccaccacacctagcctataGTTTTTAATCCACAAGTttctcataaagaaaataaaatgaccatAAATGTAAAGGAACTGAGCTCTTGCAAGGAGTTTTTGAAGCTACCTCTTTGGAGGGTACATTTTTAGTCTGaaacttttctggaaaaaaaaaaagtaggagttAAACAAAGGGAGTGGGTATTTGTAGTCCAAAGCCAGAGGCATTGTTATCTCTTTCCTTGAGGGTTCAAGGACTAACACAATGACAGAAAAACTCCCTCCCACTTCCGCTCTATTATCATTTTATATCATTTGTTTTGTGACAGAGCCTGTGTTGCAGACACCCTCTATGCCCATGGATAGGAAATTAACAATCCAAGgccattttcagaattttttgttCCAGTAACTCTTCTGAATCATACACCTGGCTCTCCAATCTTACCAAtcagccattttaaaaattatttagagaCAAAAGAGGCTGTCGTGGCTCATTGTAGAGTGACCCTGACTTCATCACCACTCAACAAGTGCTGGAACATAAACAGCACACACATCAGATCAGTTTTATAACTATTCTGGGAAACACATGAAATAGGCCTGAATATGAAAATGAAGTCATTTTCAAGGTCACTGTTTCAATAAAGGAAAACCTAATTAAAGCAAGCTGATTGTAAGTAAGTTCTGACTAACAGCATGGGCCTTCTCTCTCCAACAGGCTGCATATGCCATAAATTATTCACATATGTGGATGAGTTGTTCTGATTTTCATGATGAGATCCTGGCTACTGTGCCATGTTCAGCTCATCCTCAATTTATTCTAACAAAAGAGCTCTCTTACCCTGGTTAGGGCACCCTGTCCCCTGGAGAGATTGTTCTCTAATGTAAATAGAAGCCCATCTAGCAAGCTGCCTGGGCTCTCACGTCCCGCTGAGCCCGCTAACAGCACTGCCAGTTTTGACCACAAGGTGGCGCCCGCAGAGCTCCACAGACGCTGCACAGCTGTGAACTCAACTCCAGCCCTCAGGGAAGGCAGTTCGCAAAGATCTAGGGCAGCCCGCCCATTTTCCGAAAAGAGCACTGAGAACCCAGGAAGGTGAGGGCCTAGCCCAAACTACACTGCTAGTTTGGAGGAGACAGAACTAtgcctcctgatatggtttggctgtgtcctcacccaaatctcatcttgaattgtagctcccagaattcccacgtgttgctggagggacccagtgggagataattgaatcatggggtcagtttcccccatactgttctcgtggtagtgaataagtctcacgagatctgatggctttataagaggGTTCCCCCTTCCCTTGACTCTGTCTCTCTGGCCTGcccgccatgtaagacgtgcctttcattgtgaggcctccccaaccacgtggaactgtgagtccattaaacctctttttctttataaattacccagtctcaggcatgtctttatcagcagcgtgaaaacggactaatacacctccTCACTGTCAAACCCAAGTTCATCCAGCCAAACCAAAGTGGTTTTCAAACCAGAAGCAAAAAACAACACCACTTTTTTTAGTCaaattttattgataaaatatacttttgtcACTGCCCCCAtccaccaccccacccacgcCCCCACGTctcaacaaatgaaaatggagtcGCCCTGATTGAAAGAATCATTCCTGAGGCATCGCTAAAGAACCATCAGTTTCCTCAGAAGAGTTTGAAAATGATTGATGAGGCTAGGTgccgcggctcacgcctgtaatcccagcactttgggaggcccaaggtgggtggattgcttgaggccaggagtttgagaccagcctggccaacatggtgaaaccccatctctactaaaaatacaaaaattagccgggtgcctgttatcccagctactgcggaggctaaggcaggagaattacttgaacctgggaggcagaggttgcaatgagccgaggtcccgccactgcactccagcctgggcgacagagggagactctgtctcaaacaaaaataaaaaataaaaataaaaaagaagaagaaaatgattgATGGAGTGGAATAAACTGTGAGCCGGGAGCCCTCAAACATGCTTGTCGTATTGATATTCTCTCTGTGGTCATAATTCTCTTCCCTGTTGCATTTCCACCTCCTCCACAGCCTCTAAATCTCCCCTGGACTCTGCCAGGGCTCAGACACCTGATGTCCCCTGACCTCTGAGTTTACGAACCCCAACCTGGACCACAGTTGAACCATGTCGCCACAGTCATGGGAGTACTTGAGATTCTCCAGCCCCTGGCCCTTCTGCCCCACCTCCCCGGCTAATGCCTTACCTTGGCTTCTTCCTGCTGCTGAGTTctgccaaaaaaaataaaatagtcactAGTTGGTTCTGTTACAAAattaatggtttccagctttagcTGGGCCACTGACACTATGAACACCGCTTTGCAGCTCTAGTGGGTTTCTTTTTCCATGCCTCACAGAGATGACCTGGCCATCCAACCCATTCCTTGCCTCTATCACTGTTAACACAAAACAGTCCTCACTGCATGCCAGATATTATTCCAAAAACATCATAGGTACTAACTCCTTTAACCTTCGCAACAGTCCTACAGGGCAGAAaaaaatccccattttacagatgagaatcaGAAGAACAGAGATCAAAGGACTGAGAATGTGAGCCTAGGTCATCTGGCTGTAAAACCTATGTTCTTGGTCACCAGTGCCATGTGGCCTCTGGTGACTGTGCCTGAAGTGCCACTTAGAAAATAGAAGCTCtcttggccgggctcagtggctcaagcctgtaatcccagcattttgggaggccaaggcaggtgaataacccgaggtcaggagttggagaccagcgcagccaatatggtgaaaccccatctccactaaaaatacaaaaaatagctgagcacagtgacacccacctgtaatcccagctacttgggaggctgaggcaggagaatcgcttgaacctgggaggcagatgttgcagagagtggagaccacaccattgcactccaacctgggcgacaagagcaaaacttcgtctcaaaaaaaaaaaaagaaagaaaatgaaagtagaaGCTCTCAGGCATCAAGTCCCTCTATTTCCATCCCTTCTACCTAATTATTTAACCGTATCTCCATCCATCCTTTAAACCTTCCCATTCTACCTGTAATTTTGCTTCCAATTTCTCCAGAGTTCAGAGAACTTGCTCACCAATGATTCTTCCCTCATTCTTCTACTAAAACTGCTCCTATTAAAGGTTCTGATGAAACCTTGTTTGCCAGACCCAGTGGCTGTCCCTAGTCCTCGTCCTTTCAAACCTCAGAGGTGCTTTGTCACTGCTATATCCCTCTGCCGCAGCCTTTCCTCCTGCAGCTCATGTTATGCTATTCCCCTCCCATCTTCTACTTCTACAACAGGCATTCTCACTTGCTCTTTCTAAATGCAGGTGTTTGACGCCTTCCTCATACCACGTAGGTCAGAATCGCTAGCTGCATAGCCCAGGCATTAGCAGGTTTTCAAAGCTccaaaagtgaatttttttttttttttgagacagagtcttgctctatcacccaggctggagtgcagtgccacaatcttggctcactgcaacctctgcttcaagtgattctcctgccccagcctctcgagtagctgggattacaggtgtgtgccatgatgcctggttaatttttgtatttttagcagagacaggtttcacctGTCATCTCAaacgcctgagctcaagcgatctgcccacctcggcctcccaaagtgctacaattacaggtgtaagccactgtgcccgacctcagatcaatggttcttttttttttttaatactttaagttttagggtacatgtgcacaatgtgcaggttagttacatatgtatacatgtgacatgctggtgcgctgcacccactaactcgtcctctagcattaggtatatctcccaatgctatccctcccccctccccccaccccagatCAATGGTTCTTAACCCTGACTGAGCAGCAAAATCACTTGtggaggccgggtatggtggctcatgcctgtaatcccagcactttgggaggccaaggcaggcagatcgcttgagctcaggagtttggggccagcctgggcaacatgacgcaaccccatctctgcaaaacttagccagtgtggtggcacgtggctgtagtctcagctactcagaaagctgaggtggaaggatcacttgagccgggaagcagaggttgcagtgagccaagattgcaccactggacttctgcctgggcaatagaatcAGACcttgactcagaaaaaaaaaaaaaaaaaaaaaaaggaaccactGATCTGAATAAGCCAGACACTGACAAtaaattctgtatgattccactgaGGTActggaatagtcaaattcatagagactgACTAAACGAACCTGCTCTTGGCCAAGAGAACCCCAgagaaacctttttttctttttttcatggtgaagttttgctcttgttgcccaggctggagtgcaatggcgcgatctcggctcactgcaacctccacctcccaggttcaagcaatgctcctgccttagcctcccgagtaactgggattacacacatgtgccaccacacccggctaattttgtatttttagtagagacgaggtttcacctgttggccaggctggtctcaaactcccaacctcaggtgatccacccacctcagcctcccaaagtgctgaggttacaggcgggagccaccgtgccggtGAGAAACCTAAAAAACTGAGTTCCCAGCCATGACAGAATGGGAGGGCAGGCACACCTCATTATATCCCTTCCCTTTTGCAGATTTGGCACAAAATCTGACCAGCATTGATGTTAAAATGGAGTTCATAATCCTGACACAATGGACtttttgtggcaataagatacgaCATTATAAACAGGACCTAAGGCCATGCCAGGCAAGGATTAAGTCATGTACTCCCTAgaattaaagaataaactatgttcCCACTGCcatcagggttttctttttctctagcagctaaacaagCACTGGCCTTGAGATGAGCAATGTTGAAGCAGTTGCAGCTCAGCCACCATCAGACACTTAGACCGACTCCTCGTTCCACCAGCCATCACTACAGCTTTGACTGGACCAGAGACTGAGTTCTGTTACTTTCTCCTGATAAGAGGCCACCAACTGTGGACTGGTTCTGGCCAGTTTACAGAAGCTGTGCACTTGAGAGGCTTCATGtccctgcttcaccttttgatgtaTAGGCCctaattgtaatacatttaaatgttaagtctccgctccaaagtgaacatgggtcaCATGTAACATGCACGTTTGCTACATGCTTCAGGACCCCTTTCATGAACATTCATAGCTCCTCCtgtaacctgttgaatatgtatgtttGGCCAACCCCCTCAGCATAATTCCTGTCTCCCTTGAAAAACCTGCCTTTCAGCCTCTCCCAGAGGCTATACTTCCCAACCTGTCAGAACGGCCACCTTGCAGGCTGTaatcctttattaaaaaaaaaaaaaacaaccaagtctccttctaaattttctttctttctttctttctttttttttttttttgagataggatcttgctctatgacccaggctggagtgcagtgcaatcatactttactgcagccttgaaatcttgggctcaagcaatcaatcctcccacctcagcctccggagtagctgggactacaggcacacgccacccagctatttttattttattttttgtagaaatgggggttcTTTCTATTTTGCTTAGGCTgacctcaaaatcctgggctcaagacatcctcccacctcagcctcccaaagtgctgggattaaaggtgtgagccaccacgcctagccctcCTTTCTAAATTTACAAATCCTGTGCTTTTTCAGTTGATCCCAGGGACCTGCAGGTTTCTTTGCTGTCACTATTTCCTCCACCTGAAATGACCTCTTCGGCCTTCTTTCCTAGCTAATTCCTGCTCATCCCTTTGGCTCAGCTCAGGGCTGTGACTGGACTAAGTGGACACTCCgcattctctctctctcgggAATCTCATTTGTTCCACAGCTTCAGCTCTTACCTACATGTTATTGATTCCCAAATCTATCTCCAGCCCTGGCAGTGCTCCTGAGTTCTGCCTCCCATTGACACTTCCACTGGCTTTCCCTCAGACACCTCAAACCCAACATGCCCAGCACTCAAGTAATCATTTCCCCCTTTGCTATCCTgctttttctcctgtgttttctatTTCAAAGACTAGCATCATCACGTATTGTCTGTCtagtacttagaacagtgcctaatagctatagttttctcttttccagaatgtcatataaatacaGTCATACAAAATACAgccttctggccaggcgcagtggctcatgcctgtaatcccagcactttgggaggctgaggcgggtggatcacctgagatcagaagttcaagaccagcctggccaacatggtgaaaccccgtctctaccaaaaaataccaaaaattagctgggtgtggtagcaggtgcctgtaataccagctactcgggaggctgaggcaagagaatcacttgaacctgggaggcagaggttgcagtgagccaagatcacaccattgcactccagcctgggcaacagagcaaggctccgcctcaaaaaaaaaaaaagaaagaaaaattccagaaataaacaattaataAGTTTCCCGCGCTGTTCTGATAACCAGGATGAAATCTCTCGCTGTCCTGTTTCATCCTGCTTGGGGCTGGttatgaatcatccctttgtccagtgtctCCATGCCATCTACACTACCTGCCCATCAATCACTTAGTAGCTGGCCCAGTTATCAGATCAACTGTCACGGTATTGAAGAGTGTGTGCTCAcgtaaggttttttgttttttggtccaGATTTATAATGTAATGGCTGTGCAGGTTCCAGTCCCTCATTTCTGCTGCTCACGGGCCCACTGCTCTGGGGTCAGGGTTTTCTGTTCAAAGGCATGGATGTGTGGGAGCTCTTCTGCTAGGCACGCATTCACCAGCTGGTGTCTCTGAAGCAGCGGCTTCCCCTCGAACTTGGCTGACACCACCAGGACTCGGAAGCTACAGGCGCAACGGTTGAAGGTCGTGTCCTCCACCTCCACATGCTCCGCCTCCAGGTCCCGCTGCAGCTTCTCCTGGAGGTAATTGGTGCTGAGTTCCCTGGCGGTAGTCCAGCTGGGGCGGCAGCCCAGCGGAGACAGAACCCCAGCTCGGACCCCTGCCACGCTGCTTTGCGCCCTTACAGGAGCCACTTCCCTGACGTAAGCTTTCTTTGACTTAATGATGGCATCAAAGCACAAGGGTAGGGATGCTGGCATATTGTTAAAATTGTTCGATTTAtcattagttattgttgttgatCTCTTCTGTGCctcatttataaattaacttttaTCATAgggatatgtgtgtgtctatatctacaaaaaaccgCAGAATCTATAGAGTTTGGTACTGTAGcgatttcaggcatccactggggatctCAGAATGTATTCTTCACAGACAAGGAGGGACTACTGTATTATTATATGGAGGTTAACCACACTATTAGCAATagaattataataaaaactttcaaaaacttGGCGAAGCTGGTAATAGTGTGCCTAACATCCTACAGCACCTCCCCATTGTCGACAGAAAGAGTCGAACTTTCTAAAATATgtgaagaggtttattctgagccaaatatgagtgaccatggcccatgagacagccctcaggaggtcctgagaacatgtgcccaaggtggtcggggtgcagcttggttttatacattttagaggggcatgagacatcaatcaaatacatttaataaatacatgggattggtccagaaaggtgggacagctCAAAgctggggcttccaggctataggtgaatttaaacattttctgcttGACAATGAGTTTACCTTGTCTGAAGACCTGggattgggctgggcgcagtggcttatgcctgtaatcccagcactttgagaggctgaggcaggcagatcacgaggtcaggagttcgagaccagcctgaccaacacagtgaaaccccatctctactaaaaatacaaaaattaactgggcgtggtggcgggcacctgtaatcccacctacttgggaggctgaggcaggagaatcacttgaacccgggagatggaggttgcagtgagccgagatcatgctacggcactccagcctgggcaacagagcgagactgtgtctcaaacaaacaaacaaacaaaacctccaaagTGGCCGTCACTAAATGCTAATAAACACTAGAGGGCACAATTGAGTTGTGGAAAATTTCGGCCAATATTGCAAATGAAACAAGGTATGGACTCTAGCAAAAATTAATACACCAGAAAAATGGGTAGTGAAAATCATAAGCTTTGAAAACAATTGCTTTCTTTGTAAATCTGTTGATTAACCTTAGCCCTTTGAGATAATTGAATTAAAGTAGACTTAACACTTTAATACAAAGCCAATACTGTATTCCAAAAATAAAGCGTATATACATTGACAAATAGGACTACTTACATCAAAAAACTAGTGGGGGTGTTCTCAGTGTTAAGAGTCAGTTTCtatctgaatttttctttctttagatatTCCTGTCTTCTGGCAATGACGGTTTGGCCATGGAATTCACACTCATTCTAACCTGGCCACTTGAGAAAGCTTGAAATTTCTAAGGTTTTGTTATTGTAAGAGGTGACCAGATGTTCCAAACATCAAGCTATACAGGAAGCTCTCCACCCACTCCAAATGTCATGCTGAGTTCTCAACAGACTTCCCTTTCCCGTTTCCTTTTTCCCctctctctgatttttttcttcaaagtctaTTCAAAAGCTGCTGCCAAAACCATCTTCCTCTGTTGTTGTTCTGATGACATCATTCCCTTCCCCAGCTCCCCTTGTCTTTGGTCTCATGACCACAGTTTGCCTTCATTTCCTTGGgctgccactgtgcctgcctcTACCTCCTTTCCCCCTGATTTCCCGCTGCTTCTCACCAATGTGACGCAGGATTATCACTGCTGATGTCCCAGTGCTGAGGTATCTATTATCTTCTAACAAAGAAGAGTATTCCCATTCCACTACCCAGACTTTCCCAGGTCTCTTCTAaactcattttatttatgtattcattgcTCACGAGTATACTAAGCACCTTCTGCATGTGTTCTAGGTactagaggagagagagagagagagagagagaaaagaagaaaagacataatcttttttttttctctttatgccAGCTGCTCTGGCCAGCTTTAAAAAAGACAATCTTTAAGATGAAAATTGCCAGGAAGCCATTTAAGTTGGGGCTTTTGGAAACCAACTAGAACTTACTCTCCCTTAGAACCTGAAGGAATGAGTAGCAGGAGAAAATTATACAATGATACAAAATAACTATACCATTCGGGATAGTAGATTTGGGATAATTCTAATCATTTCATcaccttgagacagggtcttgctctgtcacccaggctggagtgcagtggtagaatcacagctcactgcagcttcaacctcttgggctcacgcgagcctctcacctcagcctcccaagcagctgggactacagtcatgtaccATCAcaccctgctcatttttctttttcttgcccaagctggtctcaaactcttgagctcaagcagtccgcctgcctcggcctcccaaagtgctgcgagtacaggcttgagccacctcgtTTGGCCTCTAGCTCAGTAATTAATCTGACACTTGGTGACTGGCATACTGGTTTGCATTTCTCATTCCTCAGTTTCCtcgcctgtaaaatggggatagtgacATCTACCTATTCATCCTTTAAGATTGTTATACGGATCAAAtgtgataataaaataatttgaaaaatataaagtattatttGGCATAACGTAATATTATATTTGTGCCACTGAAATCTAAATATGTCATGATGTAAACATACTGTATATTTTACTGATTGAGTCAACCATCATGTCTTGTTTAGTTGTTCATAGAAACTATTTTAGAATGAAAGGTTAAAAAGGCAACATAATTaagaaacacaaaggaaaagaagacatttgactTCTGCTATTATAACTTCTCCAAAGTTTCATTTCAAATCAAATAAACATTTGTGCATAAATAAAACTTAGCTGTTCTTAAactttgtatattaaaaatatacagattttcggccaggcgtggtggctgacgtctgtaatcccagcactttgggaggctgaggcgggtggatcacctgggatcaggagttcgagatcagcctgatcaacatggagaaaccccgtctctactaaaaatacaaaattagtcaggtgtggtggcgcatgcctgtaataccagctactcgggagtctgagacaggagaatcgcttgaagccgggaggtggaggttgcggtgagcctagatcatgccattgcattccagcctgggcaacagagcaagacttcgtctcaaaaaaaaaaaaagattatatatatatatatatatatatatatatatatatatatatacacacacacacacacacacacacacacacacacacacacacacagattttctTATAGGGCTACAGAATTTAGATACCATAACTTATGTTTTTCTCAGAGACAACAATACTAagtattcttaaaatttttatcacaTGCTTACTACATACCAGGCACTATACTAGGAACTGAAGACAGGAATGtaaatgaggctgggcgtggtggctcatgcctgtaatcccaacacttcgggaggccaaggcctgaagatcacttgagcccaggagtccaagaccagcctgggcaacatggagaaaccactcctctacaaaaaaaaaaaaaaaaaaaaaatatatatatatatatatatatatatatatatatatagaaattagccaggcatggtggcatgtgcctgtagttccagctgttcaggaggctgaggtgagaagattgcttgagcctgggaggtcgaggctgcagtgagtcgagatcacaccactgcactccaggctgggtgacagagagagaccctgcctcaaaaaaaaaaagaaaacagaaatgtaagTGAATGGTTTCTGCAATGCAGGAGTATCACAACTCAATATTTGAAAAGACTATTTATCTGATAAAATCAAAGAAGTAGTAGTGGTATgccatatttattaaatgcattaatatttcctattagccaggtgtagtgactcgcctgtaatcccagcactttgggaggccaaggtgggcagatcacctgaggtcaggatttcaagaccagcgtggccaacatggtgaaaccccatctctactaaaaacacaaaattagccaggggtggtggcacgtgcttgtaatctcagctactcgggagtctgaggcaggagaattgcttgaacccgggaggcagaggttgcagtgaggtcaggcaactgaactccagcctgggtgaaaaaaacgagtcaaaaaaaaaaaaaaagagggagacagagagagagagagagagagaaggaaggaaggagggagggagggagggaaggaaggaaggaaggaaagaaaagaaagagacagagagaaagaaacaaagaaagagagagagagagagggaaagaaagaaagaaaagaaagaaagaaagaaagaaagaaagaaagaaagaaagaaagagagaaagaaagagagaaagagagagaaagaaaccttCCCGACTGCCTTCAGTGTGAGACACTGGCTTTTTCCTTGACTTCATTGGCTTCCTGGTTTTCAGGCCTTCAAACTCTGCCTGGACCTACCCTACCTGCTCTCCTGGGTCTATAGCTATTGACTCACCCTACAGATGCTGGGACTTCTCAGCTGCCATAATCATGTGAACCAATTCCTTCTCATAAATGTCTTTCTATGTATATTACATCCTACTGGTTCTGTTACTCTGTAGAAGGTAATGTTCACCCGAGAAAATTTCCAAAAAGCAACGGAGAATGAAGAAATAAGGATTCTGTAACATTTCATCATTCATGTCTGAATAGAGTAAAAACAAATGGTTGAG includes:
- the LOC100994631 gene encoding bolA-like protein 2 translates to MPASLPLCFDAIIKSKKAYVREVAPVRAQSSVAGVRAGVLSPLGCRPSWTTARELSTNYLQEKLQRDLEAEHVEVEDTTFNRCACSFRVLVVSAKFEGKPLLQRHQLVNACLAEELPHIHAFEQKTLTPEQWAREQQK